The Anolis carolinensis isolate JA03-04 chromosome 2, rAnoCar3.1.pri, whole genome shotgun sequence genome has a window encoding:
- the cst7 gene encoding cystatin-F — MLFKGTLMILCVLLLNAAFGTDRWLPNSTIKPGFPINVKTDDPGVQHAARFGVYRYNNLSNDIFLFRESCISKATLQVVRGLKYTVNVDIGRTVCTKRTHPDLDSCAFQRNKTLKQTFSCYFEVWITPWLHRVQILASLCQ, encoded by the exons ATGCTCTTCAAGGGGACTCTGATGATCCTCTGCGTTCTGCTTCTAAATGCTGCATTTG GCACAGATAGATGGTTGCCCAATTCAACCATTAAACCTGGATTTCCTATCAATGTCAAGACCGATGACCCAGGAGTTCAGCACGCAGCTAGGTTTGGAGTTTACAGATACAACAACCTCTCCAATGACATCTTTCTCTTCAGAGAATCCTGCATTAGCAAAGCCACACTGCAG GTAGTCAGAGGCTTGAAATACACAGTTAATGTTGATATTGGCCGGActgtgtgcaccaaaaggacACACCCTGACTTGGACAGCTGTGCGTTCCAGAGGAACAAGACATTGAAACAA ACATTCAGTTGCTATTTTGAAGTCTGGATTACACCTTGGCTGCACAGAGTCCAAATACTAGCCTCCTTGTGCCAGTGA